One Borrelia hispanica CRI DNA segment encodes these proteins:
- a CDS encoding Mlp family lipoprotein: MIKYTNYLIFCSLLLLCCCKEITKSTRPSKDLTKKKPETTTTQKTAEETLRKNLTEEEQVNLDFLKESLNNKEKFNKFLLFAQPKIKEALAHIKTQLERCKNNNDGKEGFKNAVQAYFTTMDDNELANFKDSVTSTC; the protein is encoded by the coding sequence ATGATTAAATATACAAATTATTTGATATTTTGTAGTCTATTACTACTTTGCTGTTGCAAAGAAATAACAAAATCTACAAGACCCTCAAAAGATCTAACTAAAAAAAAGCCAGAAACTACAACAACACAAAAAACAGCTGAAGAAACATTAAGAAAAAATTTAACTGAAGAAGAGCAAGTAAACTTAGATTTCTTAAAAGAAAGTTTAAACAATAAAGAAAAGTTTAATAAGTTTTTATTATTTGCTCAACCTAAGATTAAAGAAGCTTTGGCTCACATAAAGACTCAACTTGAACGTTGCAAAAACAATAACGATGGTAAAGAAGGATTTAAAAATGCGGTACAAGCCTACTTTACTACAATGGATGACAATGAACTAGCTAATTTTAAAGATAGTGTGACGAGTACTTGTTAA